The Temnothorax longispinosus isolate EJ_2023e unplaced genomic scaffold, Tlon_JGU_v1 HiC_scaffold_22, whole genome shotgun sequence genome includes a region encoding these proteins:
- the LOC139823924 gene encoding uncharacterized protein → MYSVEGSNGGNSSGSRRMNYYVPIHDDDDETPSYENKCNKYYFFITNFIIFYSISLKRRAVRILSRRYALTATGYKFLEVGVNVGPPSYVEIAVGDHRGTELILSLETWKGFYEQRRNILNFIRSSKDTCDFISIGPLTLRICTINGVKLVRLESLNVRLTMIESTLHRMLDLDPCIDAMFHRLNRIVETVDVKFTQFSKIASTVTNPTQVLNVIRDSDAFDKHQLVDCELAALFFSALP, encoded by the exons ATGTATTCCGTTGAAGGAAGCAACGGCGGTAACAGCAGTGGCAGTAGACGTATGAATTATTACGTACCGATtcacgatgatgatgatgaaacTCCATCGTACGAGAACAAGTGTAACAA gtattatttttttattactaatttcattattttctacaGCATTTCGTTGAAGCGTCGCGCGGTTCGAATACTCAGCAGACGATACGCGTTGACGGCTACCGGATACAAATTCCTTGAAGTTGGCGTTAACGTGGGTCCACCGAGTTACGTGGAGATCGCCGTAGGAGATCATCGAGGAACGGAATTGATACTGTCCCTCGAAACGTGGAAGGGATTCTACGAACAACGACGGAACATTCTGAATTTCATTCGATCCTCTAAAGATACGTGTGATTTTATAAGCATTGGACCGCTAACATTGAGAATTTGTACGATTAACGGTGTCAAACTCGTACGTCTCGAGTCTTTAAACGTACGCTTAACGATGATCGAATCGACGTTACACCGTATGCTCGATCTTGATCCGTGCATCGACGCGATGTTCCATCGATTGAATAGAATTGTCGAAACGGTCGATGTCAAGTTCACGCAATTCTCCAAAATCGCGTCTACTGTAACGAATCCTACGCAAGTATTGAATGTAATACGCGATAGCGATGCCTTCGATAAACATCAGCTCGTCGATTGTGAGCTCgcagctttattttttagtgcGCTACCGTAG